In Topomyia yanbarensis strain Yona2022 chromosome 2, ASM3024719v1, whole genome shotgun sequence, one DNA window encodes the following:
- the LOC131681843 gene encoding probable NADH dehydrogenase [ubiquinone] 1 beta subcomplex subunit 2, mitochondrial, with protein MLPSRAQLLGRLLQRAVASRGTAIVSKQIIRRSHDVSYRVNGPTPSLAARAGAQFAGGLMWWWVLWHLFHEYEHITGEFDYPDPSAWTNAELGIPPDDYEE; from the exons ATGCTTCCATCGCGCGCTCAGCTACTGGGACGTTTGCTACAGCGCGCCGTTGCATCCCGCGGTACAGCAATCGTTTCTAAACAGATCATCCGTCGAAGTCACGA TGTTTCATACCGGGTGAACGGTCCAACGCCGTCTTTGGCGGCCCGCGCCGGAGCTCAATTTGCCGGAGGTTTAATGTGGTGGTGGGTCCTTTGGCATCTGTTCCACGAATACGAACACATTACG GGAGAGTTTGATTATCCTGACCCGTCGGCTTGGACCAATGCTGAGCTGGGAATCCCACCTGATGATTACGAGGAATAA